One window from the genome of Bacillus kexueae encodes:
- the crcB gene encoding fluoride efflux transporter CrcB: MMGLWIALGAFFGAICRYGVSRLFATFMTSSFPAATFIVNVIGSFLLGLIVGSGLEGKIALMVTTGFLGSFTTFSTFQLEGLKLWENGERKVAAIYFLLTNVTGIGVAFMGIVLGRSLGS, translated from the coding sequence TAGGTGCTTTTTTCGGAGCAATCTGTCGATATGGTGTGAGCCGCTTGTTTGCCACCTTTATGACTTCTTCGTTTCCAGCTGCGACGTTTATCGTAAATGTAATCGGTTCTTTTCTTCTCGGTTTGATTGTGGGGAGTGGACTAGAAGGGAAAATTGCATTGATGGTGACGACAGGTTTTCTCGGGTCATTTACAACTTTTTCCACTTTTCAATTAGAAGGGTTGAAGCTTTGGGAAAATGGTGAGAGAAAAGTAGCGGCCATTTACTTTCTTTTAACGAACGTAACAGGAATTGGGGTAGCGTTTATGGGGATTGTGCTTGGGCGATCTTTAGGGAGTTAA